A single region of the Kryptolebias marmoratus isolate JLee-2015 linkage group LG10, ASM164957v2, whole genome shotgun sequence genome encodes:
- the zpcx gene encoding zona pellucida protein C, protein MGTLQQVLLIFLGHFVTAQSFRRLEDAMFPQDFGGFFDNNWPFPSDRSFDTLFSSWRRWSPGLHMLGEIPPITNVPRVQVFCDETKLTVVVDKKAYGLMLTGEEMQLGDGCYSNKELPNQFVFAYDLNQCGTTPVLQNGWQAFTNSLHLNLKKIPPTWWQTPPTIHISCIPKRLYAEPNHVSHMNAKRFDIQAMNPSWTTMAESNLYKRGQAINLQVSAETRPDQQLFIHSCFVSASSEPQTRPRHPVILNKGCASSLGSPYTVAQFAATNGAGGINFMLNTSNLISELYVHCNVVILDQELTSASKFCNYNVNKSSWEELNGDVEVCGCCSSKCKGPSVKNLSDDAKAVVTIGPLVIVDDDRELSPALPESKPQAFSSLPTTMMSDTPSPAEDVIVSASTLSQSMAESSPQGVVMVSQDPTTRLTLWLPGQAQAEHGNRSPFEDGLFLSQPGDEDHPEQPLSTADEKAFLNSPINEVAGPIKGKGDPLLWDMKLVTLTDDWPVSSQDDKLIAEFPRKNRLGRSENFAAQADSPLPTEIHVNLMLVEKPTQTAPDGEEPEAQTKLPADVNETALGDEFLQMDTTEPEVDVQPIIHTKLEFTKGADGSKRLSYEEEVKQKMAKRTQGKQEPRLKGLRSTFLNLLRRLNKAE, encoded by the exons ATGGGGACACTACAACAAGTTCTTCTCATCTTTCTTGGACATTTTGTCACTGCTCAGTCTTTCAGAAGACTTGAAGATGCCATGTTTCCCCAGGATTTTGGAGGATTTTTTGACAACAACTGGCCTTTTCCGTCTGATAGAAGCTTTGACACCCTCTTCAGCTCTTGGCGACGCTGGAGCCCGGGCCTTCACATGCTTGGTGAAATCCCTCCCATCACAAACGTCCCAAGAGTTCAAGTGTTTTGTGATGAAACCAAGCTAACCGTCGTGGTGGATAAGAAAGCCTATGGCCTGATGCTGACTGGGGAGGAAATGCAGCTGGGTGATGGTTGCTATAGCAACAAAGAGCTCCCcaaccagtttgtttttgcttatgaCTTGAATCAGTGTGGAACAACCCCTGTG CTGCAGAATGGCTGGCAGGCGTTCACCAACTCTCTCCACCTGAACCTTAAGAAAATCCCTCCCACTTGGTGGCAAACTCCCCCTACAATTCACATCTCCTGCATCCCTAAAAG GTTGTATGCTGAGCCAAACCATGTCTCTCACATGAACGCAAAGAGATTTGACATCCAGGCCATGAATC catCCTGGACCACCATGGCAGAGTCCAACCTCTATAAGAGAGGCCAAGCAATCAATCTCCAGGTTTCTGCCGAAACGAGACCAGATCAGCAGCTCTTCATCCactcctgttttgtttctgcatccTCTGAACCACAAACCAGACCCAGACATCCCGTCATATTAAACAAAGG ATGTGCGTCTTCTCTGGGTTCTCCATATACTGTTGCTCAGTTTGCAGCCACCAACGGAGCAGGTGGGATTAATTTCATGCTGAACACATCAAACCTAATTTCTGAG TTGTATGTTCACTGTAATGTGGTCATCTTGGATCAAGAGCTCACCTCTGCCTCAAAGTTCTGCAACTATAATGTGAATAAATCGAG ctgggAAGAGTTAAATGGTGATGTGGAGGTTTGTGGTTGCTGTAGCTCAAAGTGTAAAGGCCCATCAGTCAAGAACCTTTCTGATG ATGCTAAAGCTGTAGTCACCATTGGCCCCTTGGTCATTGTGGATGATGACCGGGAGTTAAGCCCTGCGCTTCCAGAATCTAAACCACAAGCTTTCAGCTCTTTACCCACCACCATGATGTCTGACACTCCCAGTCCTGCTGAAGATGTGATTGTTTCTGCTTCCACTTTGTCACAAAGCATGGCTGAGTCCTCACCACAGGGTGTGGTTATGGTGAGTCAGGACCCAACCACCAGGCTGACACTCTGGCTACCTGGACAGGCGCAGGCTGAACATGGCAACAGATCTCCATTTGAAGATGGCTTGTTTCTGTCGCAGCCAGGTGATGAAGATCATCCTGAGCAGCCGCTTTCAACCGCAGATGAAAAGGCTTTTCTGAATTCACCCATAAATGAGGTTGCTGGTCCAATAAAGGGCAAAGGTGACCCTTTGCTGTGGGATATGAAGTTGGTTACACTGACTGACGATTGGCCAGTTTCTTCACAAGATGACAAACTTATTGCTGAATTCCCAAGGAAGAACAGGCTTGGAAGATCTGAGAATTTTGCAGCACAGGCTGACTCTCCTCTCCCAACTGAGATCCATGTCAATCTCATGCTGGTTGAAAAGCCAACGCAAACTGCACCAGACGGTGAGGAACCTGAAGCCCAAACAAAACTACCAGCTGACGTTAACGAGACGGCCCTGGGAGATGAGTTCTTACAAATGGACACAACAGAGCCTGAAGTGGATGTTCAGCCAATAATCCATACAAAATTGGAGTTTACCAAAGGTGCAGATGGCTCAAAAAGGCTGAGCTATGAGGAAGAAGTGAAACAAAAGATGGCAAAACGAACACAAGGAAAACAAGAGCCCAGACTGAAGGGACTGCGCTCAACTTTCTTGAACTTGTTGAg GAGGCTGAACAAAGCCGAATGA